A window of the Dioscorea cayenensis subsp. rotundata cultivar TDr96_F1 chromosome 14, TDr96_F1_v2_PseudoChromosome.rev07_lg8_w22 25.fasta, whole genome shotgun sequence genome harbors these coding sequences:
- the LOC120276172 gene encoding uncharacterized protein LOC120276172 codes for MESSTTPQSDTPTSNTTPQSTQDSSVNTSSKRGKTDPAWGHCKIIDTIGATKGKIMCLYCNKVFGGGGINRFKQHLAGIKGDVEGCKKVRPDVRYEMQKSIENHTEKRRKTQELLAGQDLHGPSMKDYEEQFYSQCDDIEEIPPSNTPGFKVKGASSSKRGSNDKMSSTNKEKKYMGIGDYLMPRTTKGAQPTLKSVLQSKEAIDRCDLAISKWMIDASIPFNAVNSVYFQPMIDVVASIGAGYKGPNFHATRGYLLAKNVEETKKYVNSYQQTWKETGCTIMADGWTDQCRRTLINFLVYCPRGTVFLKSIDASDVSKTADLLYKLFRDVVLFVGAENVVHMVTDNAANYVAAGRLLEQEFPTLYWSPCAAHCINLMLQDIGKLDEVCNIVDHASKITKYIYNHCFALHLMRKHTNVKEILRPAPTRFATNFIALQSILSQKDAIQAMVTSKEWTTSAYAKERAGKKFVDHVLDSSFWKECVVIVKVTEPLVRVLRIVDGDDRPAMGFIYEAINKAREEMRKRFQRRKKRVEPYLKIVDSRWDRQLHKNLHAAGYWLNPRFQYNNQEMENHKHTISGLLDVIERYSNENSDLRSKLTSEMKFFRTAQGDFGRRSAISDRNLMAPDFDEIGDWVLEEEPNILSSSELEDFTQHLASCDINIQDNDDLNMDAIFNEYDDDDMMRIMRQMALKQILEPILFLLFLGHRWIEYMLMFSSKFSYALD; via the exons aTGGAGTCAAGTACTACACCACAAAGTGATACACCTACATCAAATACAACACCACAATCCACTCAAGATTCTTCCGTAAACACAAGTTCTAAAAGGGGAAAGACGGACCCGGCTTGGGGGCATTGTAAAATCATTGATACAATTGGAGCAACAAAAGGAAAGATAATGTGTTTATATTGTAACAAAGTGTTTGGAGGTGGTGGGATCAATAGATTTAAGCAACATTTAGCTGGGATTAAGGGTGATGTAGAAGGATGCAAGAAAGTACGCCCTGATGTTCGTTATGAAATGCAAAAAAGCATTGAAAATCATacagaaaaaagaagaaagacacAAGAGTTGTTGGCGGGGCAAGATCTACATGGTCCAAGCATGAAAGACTATGAAGAGCAATTTTACTCACAATGTGATGATATTGAAGAAATTCCACCAAGTAATACTCCCGGATTCAAGGTGAAAGGGGCTTCTAGTTCTAAAAGAGGAAGTAATGACAAAATGAGctcaacaaataaagaaaaaaaatacatgggcATTGGGGATTATTTAATGCCTAGAACTACTAAAGGAGCACAACCAACACTTAAGAGTGTGTTGCAAAGTAAAGAGGCTATTGATAGATGTGATCTTGCTATCTCTAAATGGATGATTGATGCTTCTATTCCCTTTAATGCAGTTAATTCTGTATACTTCCAACCTATGATCGACGTAGTGGCAAGTATAGGAGCTGGTTATAAAGGCCCTAATTTTCATGCTACTCGTGGCTATTTGCTAGCAAAGAATGTGGAGGagacaaaaaaatatgttaatagCTATCAACAAACATGGAAAGAAACAGGCTGCACTATTATGGCTGATGGTTGGACAGATCAATGCAGAAggactttaattaattttttggtatATTGTCCAAGAGGTACTGTGTTCCTAAAGTCTATTGATGCTTCAGATGTCTCAAAAACAGCAGATTTGTTGTATAAATTATTCAGAGATGTTGTATTATTTGTCGGTGCAGAGAATGTGGTTCACATGGTTACTGATAATGCAGCAAATTATGTAGCAGCAGGAAGGTTATTAGAACAAGAATTTCCAACACTTTATTGGTCTCCTTGTGCAGCTCATTGCATAAATTTGATGTTGCAAGATATTGGAAAGTTGGATGAAGTATGCAATATTGTTGATCATGCttctaaaatcacaaaatacATATACAATCATTGTTTTGCTTTGCATTTAATGAGAAAGCATACAAATGTGAAAGAAATACTTCGTCCTGCACCAACTCGTTTTGCAACCAACTTTATTGCCTTACAAAGtattttgtcacaaaaagaTGCTATTCAAGCTATGGTGACATCAAAAGAGTGGACTACATCTGCATATGCCAAGGAAAGAGCtggaaaaaaatttgttgatcATGTTTTGGATTCTAGCTTTTGGAAAGAATGTGTTGTGATTGTCAAAGTCACTGAGCCTCTTGTGCGTGTTTTACGCATTGTTGATGGTGATGATAGACCTGCTATGGGTTTCATATACGAGGCTATTAACAAAGCTAGAGAAGAAATGCGTAAGAGATTTCAAAGGAGGAAGAAAAGGGTTGAGCCTTATTTAAAGATTGTTGATTCTCGATGGGATAGGCAATTGCACAAAAATCTTCATGCTGCTGGTTATTGGTTGAATCCAAGATTCCAGTACAACAACCAAGAGATGGAAAACCACAAGCATACTATATCTGGACTTTTAGATGTCATTGAAAGGTATTCTAATGAAAATTCTGATTTGAGATCTAAGTTGACAAGTGAGATGAAGTTTTTTAGAACAGCTCAGGGAGACTTTGGACGAAGGTCAGCCATATCCGATCGTAATTTGATGGCACCAG ACTTTGATGAAATTGGAGATTGGGTGCTTGAAGAAGAGCCTAACATTTTATCAAGCTCCGAATTAGAGGATTTCACTCAACATCTTGCTTCTTGTGATATTAACATTCAAGATAATG ATGATTTGAATATGGATgcaatttttaatgaatatgatgatgatgacatgaTGAGAATCATGAGACAAATGGCATTGAAGCAAATCTTGGAACCAATTCTATTTCTCCTTTTCCTTGGCCACCGATGGATTGAATATATGTTGATGTTTAGTTCAAAATTTTCTTATGCATTGGATTAG